In the genome of Rhodoplanes sp. Z2-YC6860, one region contains:
- a CDS encoding class I SAM-dependent methyltransferase: MKAFGLKVANVLALIWQLLPMRLRHLLLKGMFVLESRGPDTGAALKRLFTLQDDLDHVVNERAMIHGKGEHPKHRLMRYHDFFIGNISDGQRVIDIGCGYGAVARSIARARPKSQVIGVDYDPKRLAEARARDNPANLSFVEADATQAVPQGPWDVVVLSNVLEHIVDRHAFLTALIDKTKARRFLIRVPLFERDWRLAMRREVGANYYSDPDHEIEPTQEEFRRETAAAGLVVEQLGTPWGEIWSVLRVSDSRA, from the coding sequence ATGAAGGCTTTCGGGCTCAAGGTCGCCAACGTGCTGGCGCTCATTTGGCAACTGCTGCCGATGCGGCTGCGCCATCTGCTGCTGAAGGGCATGTTCGTTCTGGAATCGCGTGGGCCTGATACGGGCGCGGCGCTCAAGCGGCTGTTCACCCTGCAGGACGACCTTGATCACGTCGTCAATGAGCGCGCGATGATCCACGGCAAAGGCGAGCATCCCAAGCATCGTCTGATGCGCTACCACGACTTCTTCATCGGAAATATTTCAGACGGTCAGCGCGTGATCGACATCGGTTGCGGCTATGGCGCGGTCGCGCGCTCCATCGCGCGGGCCCGGCCGAAGTCGCAGGTGATCGGCGTGGACTACGATCCCAAGCGTCTCGCCGAAGCGCGGGCCCGAGACAATCCCGCCAATCTGAGCTTTGTCGAAGCTGACGCGACACAGGCCGTGCCGCAGGGGCCATGGGATGTGGTCGTGCTCTCCAACGTCCTGGAGCACATCGTCGATCGCCACGCGTTTCTCACCGCGCTGATCGACAAGACCAAGGCCAGGCGTTTCCTGATCCGGGTGCCGTTGTTCGAACGCGACTGGCGGCTCGCGATGCGGCGCGAGGTCGGCGCCAACTACTATTCGGACCCGGATCACGAGATCGAACCGACCCAGGAAGAATTCCGCCGGGAAACCGCCGCGGCCGGCCTCGTCGTCGAGCAACTGGGCACGCCCTGGGGCGAGATCTGGTCGGTGCTGCGGGTGAGCGACAGCCGGGCATGA
- a CDS encoding glycosyltransferase family 2 protein: MSVPELTIVVPCYNGGRFFDQMFTGLDRQTFRDFEIIIVDDGSTDADTKARLQNLPAGASVIHQENKGLAAARNIGFKAARTEFVLPLDCDDVLEPTFLAEAMALLKAAPAQVAFVYSHIKLTGGREGVHECDFDPFDQLFLNELPYCLLMRKSAWAAIGGYDETMRDGYGGYADWDFNIHLLVAGYRAIRIDKPMFIYWVRTDGMLVSLSAKMHGTIWHYIRKKYRDEYRLTALCRRWNENRSMSSAVRGAGLLFLATVLPLRWFDQLFYALLVAAHRRQTRAYLATQ, encoded by the coding sequence ATGAGCGTGCCCGAGCTCACGATCGTGGTGCCGTGCTACAACGGCGGTCGCTTTTTCGACCAGATGTTCACGGGACTCGATCGGCAGACGTTCCGCGATTTCGAGATCATCATCGTCGATGACGGCTCGACCGATGCCGACACCAAGGCGCGGCTGCAGAATCTGCCTGCCGGCGCGAGCGTCATCCATCAAGAGAACAAGGGCCTCGCAGCCGCGCGCAACATCGGATTCAAGGCCGCGCGCACCGAGTTCGTGCTGCCGCTCGATTGCGACGACGTCCTCGAGCCGACGTTTCTGGCCGAGGCCATGGCGCTGCTCAAGGCTGCGCCTGCGCAAGTCGCGTTCGTCTATTCGCACATCAAGCTGACCGGCGGGCGTGAGGGTGTGCACGAATGCGACTTCGATCCGTTCGATCAGCTGTTTCTCAATGAATTGCCGTATTGCCTGTTGATGCGAAAATCCGCGTGGGCCGCGATCGGCGGCTATGACGAGACGATGCGCGACGGCTATGGCGGCTATGCGGACTGGGATTTCAACATTCACCTGTTGGTGGCGGGTTATCGCGCGATCCGGATCGACAAGCCGATGTTCATCTACTGGGTGCGGACCGACGGCATGCTGGTCAGCCTTTCGGCCAAGATGCACGGTACGATCTGGCACTACATCCGGAAGAAATATCGCGACGAATACAGGCTTACGGCGCTCTGCCGGCGCTGGAACGAGAACCGCTCGATGTCTTCGGCGGTCCGCGGTGCGGGACTGTTGTTTCTCGCAACGGTGCTGCCGTTGCGATGGTTCGATCAGCTTTTTTACGCGCTTCTCGTCGCCGCGCATCGGCGTCAGACGCGCGCTTACCTTGCTACGCAATGA
- the gmd gene encoding GDP-mannose 4,6-dehydratase: MSQRVALITGITGQDGAYLAEFLLKKGYEVHGIRRRSSSFNTGRVEHLYQDLHEEDVRFIMHYGDLTDATNLIRIVRETQPHEIYNLAAQSHVMVSFETPEYTANSDGLGTLRMLEAIRILGMEKSVRFYQASTSELYGLVQEIPQRETTPFYPRSPYAAAKLYAYWITVNYREAYGIHASNGILFNHEGPTRGETFVTRKITRAVAAIELGVQQKLYLGNLDATRDWGHARDYVEGMWMILQQPEPDDYVLATGEAHSVREFVEKSFACIGKRIEWRGSGVNETGVEAATGRVLVEIDPRYFRPTEVMQLLGDPSKARKKLGWQHRTSFETLVQEMVREDLALMQKAQMNSRARD; the protein is encoded by the coding sequence ATGAGCCAACGAGTTGCCCTGATCACCGGCATCACCGGTCAGGATGGCGCCTATCTGGCGGAGTTCCTGCTCAAGAAGGGCTACGAGGTGCACGGCATCCGTCGCCGTTCCTCGTCATTCAACACCGGTCGCGTCGAGCATCTCTACCAGGATCTGCACGAAGAAGATGTGCGCTTCATCATGCACTACGGTGACCTGACGGACGCCACCAACCTCATTCGTATCGTGCGGGAGACGCAGCCGCACGAGATCTACAATCTGGCGGCACAGAGCCACGTCATGGTGTCCTTTGAGACGCCGGAATATACCGCCAATTCCGACGGTCTCGGCACATTGCGGATGCTGGAAGCAATCCGGATCCTCGGCATGGAAAAAAGCGTGCGCTTCTACCAGGCCTCGACATCGGAGCTTTATGGCCTGGTGCAAGAAATCCCGCAGCGCGAGACCACGCCGTTCTATCCGCGTTCGCCTTACGCGGCAGCGAAGCTTTATGCCTACTGGATTACGGTGAACTACCGGGAGGCCTATGGCATCCATGCGTCGAATGGCATCCTGTTCAACCACGAAGGGCCGACCCGCGGCGAAACTTTCGTGACGCGCAAGATCACCCGCGCGGTCGCCGCTATCGAGCTTGGCGTCCAGCAGAAGCTCTATCTCGGTAATCTTGATGCGACGCGCGACTGGGGACACGCCCGCGATTACGTCGAAGGCATGTGGATGATCCTCCAGCAGCCTGAGCCCGACGACTATGTCCTCGCCACCGGCGAGGCGCATTCGGTGCGTGAGTTTGTCGAGAAATCGTTTGCCTGCATCGGCAAGCGGATCGAATGGCGCGGCTCGGGCGTCAATGAAACCGGGGTGGAAGCGGCGACAGGTCGCGTGCTGGTCGAGATCGACCCGCGCTATTTCCGGCCGACCGAAGTGATGCAGCTCCTGGGCGATCCAAGCAAAGCGCGAAAGAAGCTGGGATGGCAGCATCGCACGAGCTTCGAGACGCTTGTGCAGGAGATGGTTCGCGAGGACCTCGCGCTGATGCAAAAGGCGCAGATGAACAGCCGTGCTCGCGATTGA
- a CDS encoding glycosyltransferase family 4 protein, with the protein MAETAARKTIRALYRGLIGGAALAALPARARHGRLAVYYGGARAGDHGGTLVKVRLLQTRYPEARVGFSLVYMLSNAIYLPQPVIDRLRSSGVPVVLNQNGVFYPGWYPFDWRAENARMARVHAAADHVFYQSEFCRRCAEKFLGPRAGRSEILYNAVDTGHFSPRLENVPHRPTDAPFTFLATGKFDLAIGYRLMSSIEGISAARRGGLDVRLKVAGGIDPSVRAQAQRRIDELKLAQAVEFFGPYNSKQAPTIYRSADAYLMTKNNDPCPNSVLEALSSGLPVLYSASGGVPELVGTEAGVGLAIPESFEEDIAPEPAAIAEGMSQIIRQRSEFSAAARRRAVERFDLPQWLARHDAVFEQALRNAA; encoded by the coding sequence ATGGCCGAGACCGCCGCTCGCAAGACGATCCGCGCGCTTTATCGCGGCCTCATTGGCGGCGCCGCGCTGGCGGCTTTGCCGGCGCGGGCGCGCCACGGCAGGCTGGCCGTCTATTACGGCGGAGCGCGGGCCGGCGATCACGGCGGCACGCTGGTCAAGGTCAGGCTGCTCCAGACCCGATATCCCGAGGCTCGTGTCGGGTTTTCCCTGGTCTATATGTTGTCCAACGCGATCTACCTGCCGCAGCCGGTGATCGACAGGCTGCGCAGTTCAGGCGTCCCGGTGGTGCTCAATCAGAACGGTGTGTTCTATCCGGGCTGGTATCCATTCGACTGGCGGGCCGAGAATGCCCGCATGGCGCGCGTTCACGCCGCTGCCGACCATGTGTTCTATCAAAGCGAATTCTGTCGTCGTTGCGCGGAGAAATTTCTGGGGCCACGCGCTGGTCGATCGGAAATTCTGTATAACGCGGTCGACACCGGCCATTTCAGCCCTCGCCTTGAAAACGTTCCACACCGCCCGACCGATGCGCCATTCACCTTTCTCGCCACCGGCAAGTTCGACCTCGCGATCGGGTATCGCTTGATGTCGTCGATCGAAGGGATTTCCGCCGCGCGGCGCGGCGGCCTTGACGTGCGGCTCAAGGTTGCCGGCGGCATCGACCCAAGCGTACGCGCGCAGGCGCAGCGCCGGATCGACGAATTGAAGCTGGCCCAGGCGGTGGAATTCTTCGGCCCCTACAATTCAAAACAGGCGCCCACGATCTATCGGAGTGCTGACGCCTATCTGATGACCAAGAACAACGATCCTTGTCCCAACTCGGTGCTGGAAGCGCTGTCGAGCGGATTGCCGGTGCTCTATTCGGCTTCGGGCGGCGTCCCGGAACTGGTCGGCACCGAAGCTGGTGTTGGTCTTGCGATCCCGGAGTCGTTTGAAGAGGACATTGCGCCCGAGCCCGCAGCGATCGCCGAAGGCATGAGCCAGATCATCCGGCAGCGGTCGGAGTTCAGTGCGGCCGCGAGGCGGCGTGCGGTGGAACGGTTCGACCTGCCACAGTGGCTTGCGCGGCACGACGCCGTGTTCGAGCAGGCTTTGAGGAATGCAGCATGA
- a CDS encoding glycosyltransferase, which produces MSLTIDDKPAAGAAPAMSPRKSRIRDLYERLAPARGEWLARNEYYYADDRAYMRFLVPEKLRVLELGCGNGQLLASLAPSYGLGIDISPAMVGEARKLHPGLNFLVGDIEDPGFLETINEKFDVIILSDTIGYLEDCQTALSHLHRFCLPETRLIVSYYSKIWEPVLKLGEWLGLKMPTVEMNWLSSEDMSNLLMLTDFEPIKREWRQLVPKRWLGLGPLINRYIGTLPVIRRMCLRDYVAARSLITARDGNRSNPSVTVLIPCRNEAGNIEPAIKRVPRFAKEMEYLFVEGHSSDNTVDEIKRVIASYPELDIRLIQQDGKGKGNAVRNGFDAAKGEVMMILDADLTMPPEDLPKFYAAIASGKGEFINGSRLVYPMENEAMRFLNHVANWTFSKLFSWLLNQRFTDTLCGTKVLYKTDYERIAANRSYFGEFDPFGDFDLLFGAAKLNLKIVEVPIRYAARTYGTTQISRFTDGWLLLRMVAVAYRRLKAF; this is translated from the coding sequence ATGTCTCTGACAATCGACGATAAGCCCGCCGCCGGCGCTGCTCCCGCGATGTCGCCGCGCAAATCGCGAATTCGCGACCTTTATGAGCGCCTGGCGCCCGCGCGCGGCGAATGGCTCGCGCGCAACGAATACTACTATGCCGACGACCGCGCCTATATGCGATTTCTGGTGCCGGAAAAACTCCGTGTGCTCGAACTCGGGTGCGGCAATGGTCAGTTGCTGGCCTCGCTGGCGCCGTCTTACGGATTGGGCATCGATATCAGTCCGGCCATGGTCGGGGAGGCGCGCAAGCTTCACCCGGGGCTCAACTTCCTGGTCGGTGACATCGAAGACCCGGGCTTTCTGGAGACGATCAACGAAAAATTCGACGTCATCATTCTTTCTGACACGATCGGCTATCTCGAAGACTGCCAAACCGCGCTCAGCCACTTGCACAGGTTTTGTCTGCCCGAGACCCGATTGATCGTCAGCTACTATTCGAAGATCTGGGAGCCGGTGCTGAAGCTCGGCGAGTGGCTTGGTCTGAAGATGCCGACCGTCGAGATGAACTGGCTGTCGTCCGAAGACATGTCGAACCTCCTGATGCTGACGGACTTCGAGCCGATCAAGCGCGAATGGCGGCAACTCGTCCCGAAGCGCTGGCTCGGGCTGGGGCCGCTGATCAACCGCTATATCGGCACGCTTCCTGTCATTCGGCGGATGTGTCTTCGCGACTATGTGGCGGCGCGCTCGCTGATCACGGCGCGTGACGGCAACCGTAGTAATCCTTCGGTCACCGTGCTGATCCCATGCCGCAATGAGGCCGGCAATATCGAGCCGGCGATCAAGCGCGTGCCCAGGTTCGCCAAGGAGATGGAGTATCTCTTTGTCGAGGGGCACAGCAGCGACAACACGGTCGATGAAATCAAGCGTGTGATCGCGTCCTATCCCGAACTCGATATCCGGCTCATCCAGCAGGACGGCAAGGGCAAAGGCAACGCCGTGCGCAACGGCTTCGACGCGGCGAAAGGCGAGGTGATGATGATCCTCGACGCCGATCTCACCATGCCACCGGAGGATTTGCCGAAGTTCTATGCGGCGATCGCGTCCGGGAAGGGCGAGTTCATCAATGGCTCACGCCTCGTTTATCCGATGGAAAACGAGGCGATGCGATTTCTCAATCACGTGGCCAATTGGACGTTTTCCAAGCTGTTCTCATGGCTGCTCAACCAGCGCTTCACCGATACGCTGTGCGGCACCAAGGTGCTGTACAAGACAGACTATGAGCGGATCGCGGCCAACCGCTCTTACTTCGGCGAATTCGATCCGTTTGGCGACTTCGACTTGCTGTTCGGCGCGGCCAAGCTCAACCTGAAGATCGTCGAGGTGCCGATCCGCTATGCGGCCCGGACCTACGGCACCACGCAAATCTCTCGATTCACTGACGGCTGGCTGCTGCTTCGCATGGTCGCTGTCGCGTATCGGCGGCTGAAGGCGTTCTGA
- the asnB gene encoding asparagine synthase (glutamine-hydrolyzing), whose product MCGIAGLVDLKGLRTEETARRCETALRRIRMRGPDGEGTWADAHCALVHTRLAIIDLSPLGAQPMRRGGLSITFNGEIFNYAELRDELARLGHSFQSHSDTEVLLAGWQQWGAELLPRLNGMFAFAIWDAEARTLFAARDRFGEKPLVYAQSGERLAFGTDLIACEAMLGETRPVDPAALRALFTLRFVPEPWSIARGVRKLPAGHWLRFGPRGLVVEPWYELTAARTHSSMDIADIEAGLRQRLDLAVQARLVSDVPVGVFLSSGIDSALVAASVAASGGRLKTFTVGFQGASGYYEERPMAAAVARHLGAEHNEIEVSGERVGEVLDRVFTALDEPFADASAVPTFLVSEATSRKVKVVLTGDGADEVFGGYRRYWSELHAGLWNRLPGALRAALTGLAMRLPEGKDSRLMEALRRVRRFAATADADPVRRQAALMRLASEQELDRLLERTPDEPISLESLVLDRRAASSFSDPINAMLACDVSLGLPGDMLVKVDRTSMANALETRTPYLDDRVVEWAFALPGSQKLALMGGRPVGKRILRSAFRDRLPAEVFTRPKRGFEMPVAAMLNGPAAERLAAATETQALARQGLFNPGQIAAWSAELASGRRDTSWQLWTLLAFQEWARLHRRPEALP is encoded by the coding sequence ATGTGCGGCATTGCCGGCCTGGTCGATCTGAAAGGCCTCCGCACGGAGGAGACAGCGCGGCGCTGCGAGACGGCGCTTCGTCGCATCCGGATGCGCGGACCGGACGGCGAGGGCACCTGGGCCGATGCGCATTGCGCGCTCGTCCACACCCGCCTTGCCATCATTGATCTGTCGCCGCTCGGCGCACAGCCGATGCGCCGCGGCGGACTCTCCATCACCTTCAACGGCGAGATTTTCAACTACGCGGAGCTGCGTGACGAGCTCGCGCGTCTCGGCCACAGCTTCCAATCGCACTCCGACACCGAGGTGCTGCTTGCGGGTTGGCAGCAATGGGGCGCGGAGCTCCTGCCGCGGCTCAATGGCATGTTCGCCTTCGCGATCTGGGATGCGGAGGCGCGCACACTGTTTGCGGCCCGCGACCGGTTTGGCGAGAAGCCGCTGGTCTATGCCCAGTCCGGCGAACGCCTCGCCTTCGGCACCGATCTGATTGCTTGCGAGGCGATGCTGGGCGAGACACGCCCAGTCGATCCGGCTGCACTGCGCGCACTGTTCACGCTCCGCTTCGTGCCGGAGCCATGGTCGATCGCCCGCGGCGTGCGCAAGCTTCCGGCGGGCCACTGGCTGCGCTTCGGTCCGCGGGGGCTCGTGGTCGAGCCTTGGTACGAACTGACGGCGGCCCGCACCCATTCGTCGATGGACATCGCCGATATCGAGGCTGGCCTGCGTCAGCGCCTCGACCTCGCGGTGCAGGCGCGCCTCGTGTCCGACGTGCCGGTCGGCGTGTTTCTGTCGAGCGGCATCGACTCGGCGCTCGTTGCGGCTTCGGTTGCAGCCTCGGGCGGCAGGCTCAAGACCTTCACGGTCGGCTTTCAAGGCGCCAGTGGTTACTACGAGGAGCGCCCGATGGCCGCGGCAGTCGCGCGGCATCTCGGCGCCGAGCACAACGAGATCGAGGTGAGTGGGGAACGCGTGGGCGAAGTGCTCGACCGCGTGTTCACGGCACTTGACGAGCCTTTCGCAGACGCATCCGCGGTGCCGACATTTCTCGTGTCCGAAGCGACCAGCCGCAAGGTCAAGGTGGTGCTGACCGGCGACGGCGCCGATGAGGTTTTCGGTGGCTACCGCCGCTATTGGTCGGAGCTGCATGCCGGGCTGTGGAATCGCTTGCCGGGCGCGCTCCGCGCTGCGTTGACCGGACTGGCGATGCGCCTGCCGGAAGGCAAGGACAGCCGGCTGATGGAGGCGCTGCGGCGCGTGCGCCGCTTTGCTGCGACCGCCGATGCCGATCCGGTTCGCCGCCAGGCGGCGTTAATGCGGCTCGCCTCCGAGCAGGAGCTTGACCGGCTGCTGGAGCGGACGCCGGATGAACCCATCTCGCTTGAGAGCCTGGTTTTGGATCGGCGAGCGGCATCGTCGTTCAGCGACCCGATCAACGCCATGCTGGCCTGCGACGTGTCGCTTGGCCTGCCGGGCGACATGCTGGTCAAGGTCGACCGCACCAGCATGGCCAACGCGCTCGAAACCCGTACGCCTTATCTTGACGACCGCGTGGTCGAATGGGCCTTCGCCCTGCCGGGCTCGCAGAAGCTGGCATTGATGGGCGGCCGGCCGGTCGGCAAGCGCATTCTGCGTTCGGCGTTCCGCGACCGCCTGCCGGCCGAGGTCTTCACGCGGCCCAAGCGTGGTTTTGAAATGCCGGTCGCGGCCATGCTGAACGGCCCGGCCGCGGAGCGTCTGGCCGCCGCGACCGAGACCCAAGCGCTGGCGCGCCAGGGGCTGTTCAATCCCGGCCAGATCGCGGCCTGGTCTGCGGAGCTTGCGAGCGGCCGCCGCGATACGTCCTGGCAGCTATGGACGCTGTTGGCGTTTCAGGAATGGGCGCGATTGCATCGCCGTCCCGAGGCTTTGCCGTAA